In one Achromobacter spanius genomic region, the following are encoded:
- the nadE gene encoding ammonia-dependent NAD(+) synthetase produces MAGNTNLQDQQAAIASDLGVQPDFDSAVELESRVAFLEKYLLETGKSGYVLGISGGVDSTVAARMAQLAAERLRLTGRRAFFVAVRLPYGHQHDEEDARRALDFIRADHVMEVDIKPTVDAQREALTASGLVFSDKGAEDFVAGNIKARQRMVTQYAIAGAMDCLVIGTDQAAEALMGFFTKHGDGAADLLPLRGLTKRRVRALGVVLGVPAKLITKAPTADLESLRPGLPDEVALGVNYDEIDDFLEGRPVREDALRTVLDQYHATAHKRQAPAAPNGTRGLRGPAAD; encoded by the coding sequence ATGGCTGGCAATACCAACTTGCAGGATCAGCAGGCTGCCATTGCGAGTGATCTTGGCGTTCAACCGGATTTTGATTCCGCGGTTGAACTTGAAAGCCGAGTGGCTTTCCTGGAGAAGTATTTATTGGAAACGGGCAAGTCCGGCTACGTGCTGGGCATCAGCGGCGGCGTGGATTCCACGGTGGCGGCACGAATGGCGCAGTTGGCCGCCGAGCGGCTGCGCCTGACAGGGCGGCGTGCGTTTTTCGTGGCGGTGCGCCTGCCCTATGGGCACCAGCATGACGAAGAAGATGCCCGCCGCGCGCTGGACTTCATTCGCGCGGACCATGTGATGGAAGTGGATATCAAGCCCACCGTGGACGCCCAGCGTGAGGCGCTGACGGCGTCGGGCCTGGTCTTCAGCGACAAGGGCGCCGAGGACTTCGTGGCGGGCAACATCAAGGCGCGACAGCGCATGGTGACGCAATACGCGATTGCGGGCGCGATGGACTGTCTGGTGATCGGCACCGACCAGGCAGCGGAAGCCTTGATGGGTTTTTTTACCAAGCATGGCGACGGCGCAGCCGACCTGCTGCCGTTGCGCGGCTTGACCAAGCGCCGGGTGCGCGCGCTGGGCGTGGTGCTGGGCGTGCCCGCCAAACTGATCACCAAGGCGCCCACCGCCGACCTGGAATCGCTGCGCCCCGGCCTGCCTGACGAAGTGGCGCTGGGCGTGAACTATGACGAGATCGACGACTTTCTTGAAGGGCGCCCCGTGCGCGAGGACGCGCTGCGAACGGTGCTGGACCAATACCATGCCACGGCGCACAAGCGCCAAGCGCCCGCGGCGCCGAATGGGACGAGGGGCTTGAGGGGGCCCGCAGCGGATTGA